GGCGCAATTGGGGATTACCGGCGGTATTACAACCTGGATCACCTCAACCTGGGCGGTGTGGAACTGTTTATGCGGGAGTTTCTTCGGCCCGCGCTGGATGGAGCGGAGGATTTGGGGAGGGTGACAGTTGGCGGGTGACGGTAGTGGCGGGTACAGGCGGCCGTGGTTTGGAGGTGGTTTGGGGCGCTGGCGCTTGGGGGAGCCGCTGGTGTGGGGTGGTGTTGGAGGATTGGGGCTGCTGGCGCTCCAGGCACACGAATCCGCCTGAGGCGGAATCGCGTGGCACGGGGGGCTTTCCTGCGGGTACAGCCTTTCATGATGCTTCGCGTCACCCGTTAAGGATGAAATACTGCTCCTGACTGTTGGCGCTCTACTGGAGTCCCGCACGCTCAAGCCTTCGCGACGAAGGCGCGGAGCTTGAACGTGGTGCCCGTGGCTCCAGTTGAAATCTCAGAGCAGCCACCCGCGAATTGGGGGTGGTTTTGGGCGCTTTCGCGGCGTGGGTGTGGGTTGTGTGGCCGGCGACGGGACAGCCGCGCCGGTTGGCGGTGTTGTGCGTAGGTTGGGCTCGCTTGGGGTCGCGTGGGGGCTGTTGCTACCCGAGGTGACGGGGCGCCGCAGTCCCTGGGGCGGCGCCCGCGGTTTTGGGGTGGTTTTGGGCGCTTTCGCGGCTGGGGTGATTCTTGTCGCGGGCTCCAGTCCCCTTGGGGGCGACGGGACAGCCGCGCCGGTTGGCGTTGTTGTGCGTTGGTTGGGCTCGTTTTAGGTCGCGTGTGGGCTGCTGACGCCCGAGGTGATGGGGCGCCGCAGTCCCTGGGGCGGCGCCCGCGCGGCTGGTGCCGCGGTGACGGCTATTCTCCCTTCCGGCCCTCGATGGTGATTCGCATGTGATTCCAGACGTAGTTCACCGTGTGCGAGCGCCCGTCGGCGTTGCGCATGGCGTCGGACCAGATGAGGACCATGTCCCGCCCGTCTTCGCTGATCCATTTTGGGGAGAGCTTGGGCTGGTAGGTCCGGTTGTCCGGGCTGTCGACGATCCAGCGGTCGGTGTAGTAAAACTGGCGCCAGGGACCGGTGACATCTTCGGCGTACCAGAAACCCAGGCTTCCGGTTTCGGTGTGCATCCAGGCGTCGTAGTAGTCCTTGTCTTTGGCGGTCATGTCGCGCCCGCCGTAGGTTCCACCGTTGACCATGAGGTAAACGCCGAGGGGCTCGTTCCAAAGCACGGACGGCAACCACGAATACCAGCCGAAGACTTTGCCATCCGCGCCGGTTTCGGGGAATTCGTGTACCGGGCCCCGCTCGGCGATATCCGCGCTCCAGACTACCTCGCCGCCATTACCGCGCCGGACGAAGTACTCCCAGGCGTCCCGCTCGCCGAGCCGGTCCCTGGGCGCGCGCGCGAGCATGAGCTGGTGGGCGCGGGCTCCCTCGGGCGCGTGGATATAAATGTAGTTGTCCTTTGCGAGCCGGTTATCCTGCCCGTACTGGACGAAATCGATGAAGGAGAACGGATATGCGGGTATTTCCTCGCGGACGATGCCGCACTCTTCGAAGAAGAACATTTCATCGGCGTTCACTTCGTTCCACGCTTCGTCGTCTGGGGCCAGTGGGCGGAGCGCTCCGTCCCGCCCGACCCGGCTCCAGGTCGCGCCGCTGTCGTCCGAACGAAGCAATTTGATGCCGCGAAAGGGTCCGGACCATCGCGTTAGCGGCGTCTTGGATAGGGCGGAGTAGATTGCGCCGTCGGCGGCGACGATGCCGTAGCCGAACCAACTCCAGCGTCCGTACACGAATTCGGGATAGCCCGCGAGGGCGGATCGCTTGAAGTCCTCCGGGCCGCCGGCAAGCCGGTAGAGCCGGTTGTGGTAGGCGGTCCCCTCGCGCAGCCAATCCCCGTCGCACATGGAGGTGATCTGCGATCCGTCCGCCGCCCAGGTAATACACCAGTTGTCACCGCGCCCGTCCGATCGGAACAGGGTGTCCTGGTGAAAGGTAACACCCGCCGGCGTGAATTCCTCGGCGGGCGCGGCGCACGCGGTGGCGGCGAATGCGAGCAGGTAAATCCAGTGGCGCATGGCGTTCTCCTCATTCCAGGGGCGGTATGCCGTGGCTGGGGGCCGGTGCAGATTCGTGTGGCAGTCCGGACGTCATGCGGATGTGCGCCGGTCGCACGGGCTGGTATCAGGTTAGCCGGTGCTGGGCCGGTTTTCAAGGCGTTGATGGCGGGGCGGTTCGGCTGGGGGTGCAATCCGGGCAGGTGGGACGGCTATCGTACTTTTGGGTGGGTAAAGGCAGCCGCGAATTTGGGGCGGGTTGGGGGTGTTGCGTTTGGGGGAGCCGCTGGTGTGGGGTGGTGTTGGAGGTAAAGGGTGGCTGGCGCTCTACTGGAGTCTCGCACGCTCAAGCCTTCGCGGCGGAGCCGCGGAGCTTGAACGTGGCGCCCGTGGCTCCAGTTGAAATCTCAGGGGCGGGTACAGTCCCCCGCGAGTTGGGGGTGGTTTTGGGCGCTTTCGCGGCGTGGGTGATTCTTGTCGCGGGCTCCAGTCCCCTTGGGGGCGACGGGACAGCCGCGCCGGTTGGGGGTGTTGTGGGTTGGTTGGGCTCGCTTGGGGTCGCGTGGGGGCTACTTGTACCCGGGGTGATGGGGCGCCGCAGTCCCTGGGGCGGGTGCGCGTGGGACGGGGGGCGTTTTTCTGCGGGTACAGGCACCCGCGATTTTGGGGTGGTTTGGGGCGCCTACGCGGCTGGGGTGGTTTTTGTCGCGGGAGCCAGTCCCCCTGGGGCACCCGCGATTCTGGGGTGGTTTGGGGCGCTTTCGCGGCTGGGCCGGATTGCGTTGCAATCCGTGGACAGCCGGGACGGCTATCCTACATTGCAGTTGTGGTTTTAGAAGGTTGTCCGGCGCCAATCGGTGGTGCAAGATTGGTGTTTAACCTTTGGCCGACAATCGACGCGCGGGTGCTCCGCGGTATCGTGGTGTGAACAGCTTATGATAGCCCAGTGGTAATCCGCCAGTACAGAGCCCGCGTCTGAACGTTGAAAGGGGACGAGGTGGCAAACGCGATCGAAGTTCCCCGTCAATCACCTATTAATTGGGATGGGGCGTTGCAGTTTTTGAGGCTTTAGGCTGGAGGGCAGTTGACAGTTGACAGTTGACAGTTGACAGCAGGGACAGCAGGGACAGCAGGGACAGCAGGGACAGCAGGGACGGCAGGGACGGCAGGGACGGCAGGGGCAGAAGGGGCAGTAGGGGTGGGGGAGTGGACTGAGTGGATTGAGTGGACAGCAGGGGTGGCGTGGGCGCGGGGTGCTGGTGGGTGGCTTGTTATCTGGGCCGTTGTTTGCCGGCGCGCTGGCAGATGGTGTCGAAGAGGCTGGAGACGGCTGGGATGCCGTAGTCGGCGAAGTTTTTGGGGTTGTTCCAGAATTCGTCGAGGCATCCGCGGCGTTCTCGTTCGTAGCACCAGACCTTGATCATCATCTGGGCCTTGTCGAGGCCGCGGAGGAGGCGGGCTTCGGGGGTTTCGGCGGTGTCGAATTCGGCGTGGAGGGCGGCGAGATCGCCGGGGAGCCCGTCGAGCAAGTGGTCGGTGATGGCCTGCTCGGCCTTTTGTTTGGCTTCCTTGAGGTAGGCGTCGGCGTAGGGCATGGGGATGTCCATGAGGCGGGCTTCGGCGAGGTCGTGCACGAGGGCCATGGCGAGGAGGCGGTCGCGGTTGTATTCTCCGGGGAATTGCTCGACGAAGAGGAGCGCGAGGAGCGCGACGAAGTGGCTGTGGGCGGCGACGGACTCGGGGTCGGCGACGCCGCGCAGGAGGTAGCCGGCGCGGGGGACGCGATCGAGGGGATGGATTGTCTGGAACAGCTCGAGGATTTGGTCGTTGAAACTGGTGGGGCTGGTCACGTGGGTCCCCCTTCTTCGGGCGCGGTCGCCGGGTCGTGGCGCGGATCGCTGTCTTCGATGGGGCCGACCAGGGTGGCTGTGTCCCGGGCGTCGTCACAGACAGGAATGTCGGTGTCTCCAGCGTCATCACAGACAGGAGTGGCGGTGTCGCTGGCGGTGTCGCTGGCGTTGTCACCGGGAGTAGTGTCTGTGTCCCTGGCGCCATCACCGGCAGGGTTGTCTGCGTCGCCGAGCTGGAATTGAGGGGTGTGGCGTAGGGCGTCGAAGTCGTCGGGAAGCGCTTCGAAGTACTCGGTGTCGAAGAGGGAGGGTTGGTTGCGGTCTTCGCTTTCGCTGGCGCGCCCGTCACGGAGTTGTTGCAGGGCGTTCATCTGGGCGCGCATGTGGCCGATGGCGGCGCGGAGGGTCCGCGATGGGGCGTGTTCGTCGCCGAGGTCGGCGGCGGCGGCTTCGGCCTGGCCCAGTGCGGCGTCGAGGGCGCCGAGGAGGTGTTCGACCTCGCCGGCCTGTACGTTTGCGGTGGCGACCTGGCTGGCGGCGGCGTAGCGGAGGGCGTCCATCTCGGCGGTCTGGATGGCGAGCATCTTGCGGGTTTTTTCGAGCTCGAACTCGATGCGCTTCATGCGGTCGCGGGTGGCGGCGAGCGCGGCGCGGGCGTTTTCGCTGTCGCGGGCCGATTCGGCGGCGGCGTCGCGGAGTGCGCCGGCGGTTTCGGGGCTGTCGAGGCTTTCGGCGAGGGCGGCGGTTCCGGCGCGCAGGGCCTCGTCGCGATCGGCCTGCGCCGCGCGGAGGCTTTCCAGGCGTTCGAGGGCTTCGGCGGCGCGGGCGTCGGCCTGTTCGCGGGCCTTTTCGGCGGTGGCGAGGCGGCCGCGCAGTCCGGCGTTCTCCTCCTGCTCGAACCGGGCCTCGCTGAGGGCGATCTGTGCGCGGGCCTGCTGCGCCATGGCGAAGTCGGCCTCTTCCTGGAGCTGGCGTACGCGCCCCTCCATGGCGACGGTTTCCCGGGCGAGGTCTTCGGCGGAGGCGAGGGCCACGGCGAGCTTCTCGCTGATAGCGTCGCGTTCCTGTTCAAGCCCGAAGATAGTCTGCTCGAGGCCTTGAATCCGCTCGAAAACGGCGATGGGATCCTCGCCGGCGGGGGCGCGCGGTTCGAGGACGATGCATCGGGAGCGGGCGAATCGCGCGCGGAGCGGCCCGCTGAGTTCGCGCAGGCGGTTTGGGTGCACGTTGCTGGCGATGAGCACGGGGTGCTGGTATTTGAGGAAGGTCTCGACGAGGGCCTCGAGGCGCGCGGCCTCCTTTTCGAAGCCCTCGAGATTGTCGACGAGTAACACGGCGCGGCGGCCAAGGAGCGGGCGTGGGTCATCGGCGAGGGCGCGCACTTTTTCAGGGAATTCCTGAGGCGTGATGAGCGCGAGTCCGGCGGGAATGGCGCTGAGGCGGACCTGCTTCGCGATGGACCAGAGGAGGTGGCTTTTTCCGGCGCTTTCCGGCCCGAGCAGGAGCGCGAGCGAGGGGCCCATATCCTCCATGAGGGCGATGCGCCGACAGTAGTCGAAGGCCTCGCGGTTACCGGCGGTGACTTCGAAGGTTTCGAAGGTTCTCCCCTTCATGCGGGGATCTCGCGGGGTGTTTTGTGGTTCATGGGCGTATTCTAGCACGCGCGGCGGGGCCAACCTTAAAACGGCGCCCCGGCGTGTGCTATAGTATGCGCGCAATCGGGCGTTTTGCCCGCGAATGGAAGTAGAGGCGCCTATGAAGACCGCATGGATGTTGACTCCCCCCAAGATTGTGCCGCCGCTGGATCCCGGTTTCCGCCCGGCCGCCCCGGCAAACCGGACGTACCGCCAGGCAGTGAAGGAATCGGGTATGGGCGAGCGGCTGGTGCTCGGCCTGGAGCGCGCGAACGGCGCGCTTGCCCGGCATGA
This is a stretch of genomic DNA from Candidatus Hydrogenedentota bacterium. It encodes these proteins:
- a CDS encoding HD domain-containing protein, whose translation is MTSPTSFNDQILELFQTIHPLDRVPRAGYLLRGVADPESVAAHSHFVALLALLFVEQFPGEYNRDRLLAMALVHDLAEARLMDIPMPYADAYLKEAKQKAEQAITDHLLDGLPGDLAALHAEFDTAETPEARLLRGLDKAQMMIKVWCYERERRGCLDEFWNNPKNFADYGIPAVSSLFDTICQRAGKQRPR